Below is a genomic region from bacterium.
CTCTTTGGCCATCGATTTCAGCCACACCAAGAAACCTGTTCAATCGCTCGATGAAAACAGCGCGTTTGTCATGTGGTATATCAAGAATCTTGATCATAATAAAACGGGGGAAGCAAAATCCCCCGCACGCTCTAAAGCTCGTTTTTCCAGAGCTTGTGGATATTACAGTATTCGCGTGCTTTAACCACATCCTCAAGTTTTGCGTCAGTGAAAACGAACTCAGGCGGATCACCGGGTTTCAGGAAAGCTCGCTCGATAGTGCCATCTTTCTTCTCGATCTCCACCCACTCGATGTAATGCTCGTCGGTCATCGGGTGCGGGACTGAACCTACTTTAACCTTCACGCCGCCATCAGCACTTTCCACCACAGGCACATGTTTTTCTGTGGTCATATCCGCTGTCTGCTCATCCATTAATGTCATCGGCTGTCCACAACAAACGAGTTCACCAACTCCCTCATGAAGCACGAGAACGATATTGCCACAAACTTCACATTTGTATACCTGCATTCTCTTGGTCATCGCGCACCTCCTAAAATTTTTCGAACCTATCGGATGTTACCCCACACACCGGGCATCTTTTTCATATTCGCTCCTATTTCAGGAATTTCATGTTCTCAAGGTCCTCAACAAGGCTTTGAAGGTCGTCTTCGTGCTCCACCTCGTCTCTTAGTATTTGAACC
It encodes:
- a CDS encoding desulfoferrodoxin, with the protein product MTKRMQVYKCEVCGNIVLVLHEGVGELVCCGQPMTLMDEQTADMTTEKHVPVVESADGGVKVKVGSVPHPMTDEHYIEWVEIEKKDGTIERAFLKPGDPPEFVFTDAKLEDVVKAREYCNIHKLWKNEL